The DNA region GAAAGTCCTCATTCACAAAATCAGCAGATATGATTCAGTCATGTGGCTCAGAGGCAAGCAACTCAAAATCTCGCTCTCAAACTAATGGGCCGACTCAGAGCAAGCTTCTCGGGAGTTTAACAGCCTAACAATGAATGGTTGCTGTGGAGCTCAATAAAcgtccaggtttttttttgttgttgttgttgtccaggAAATTGCCTGTGTAtcccaacaaaaaaatgacacgggTCACTCAATGTAGATGGTAGTTACCCAAACACGGACAGTTTAACAGTAGCACAAAGAGAAACGAGAATGGATGgtgcggtggagcagctgtagagcattggattcacagttctgaggacctgggttcaaatcctgggccgcctgtgtggagttggcatgttctccccgtgcctgcgtgggcctTCTtcaggcaatccggtttcctcccacatcccaaaaacatacattaactggagactctaagttgcccctaggtgtgattgtgagtgcgactgttgtctgtctctgtgtgccctgcaatggggtggcaaccagttcagggtgtaccctgcctcctgcctgatcatagctgggattggctccagctcccatgacccttgtcaggataaggggctcagaaaatggataaatggatggatagtgatTCTCTTCCTGAAAAATTGCGATAAGTGTcagtacattttcatttcatcaagaaagaaaaaggcaaGGCGGAGATGCCTCGTCAATGGGTAAAATAAAATCTTCCGTGGTGCTATAAACCAAGTGACAATCATTTGTGGCAGACATTTTGTGACTTATTTTGCTAGATGTTGTTTTGTTCctcatttgtaaatgttttataaaaGTATAAGCGGTGGTCACAATAAATTAtaagcaagctttttttttacaacattattattattatattatacatattatatatatatatatatatataattattattacaacAACACCTCAATATTCTTTGCATTGCATCCTATCCTACTGCGACTTATAAAATAATGCCAGTTATGTGATCCTATTGCATCTTAATTGCAGTGAAATGTGTGCGTGACTCATGTCACTTTGTAACTGAAGGGCATATGAGAATGTTGCTGGCATATCAAACATATTGCACAATACTTGTATTGCGATTTGACAAATACATTTCATGAAGCTAATTtcagtttgtgtgtttgtttgcagaCATTCTTCCAGGCTATCCTTTGCTGGAAGTGCATCCAGTCGGGCAAAGCACAGATGAACAACATGAACACTCTAATCAAGAAGACTTTGGGTACACGCTCCTGAAGGACCACGACTATGATgttgcaaaatataaaaattcaaAGCTGACGCTTTCGCTTTCAGACCACGAGGTGAGTATGCCCCCTTGGCAGCGAtgttaaaattcaaaatatatgAATATCTTTTGAGggacacaaaaaatgtaaaactcaaGTTTCAGTTCTTAAATATGCTCTTGAGTAGATAACATTTTTGGAGTTCGAACTATCTGCGTACATCTGCATATCACACTAGCCATCAGTACACTTCTGTACAGTGCATTTCATTTTATCCACCTTCGAAACACGACCTCTGGATGTTTGGAAAgtcttttcttttacatttgtaaaatacCTTATATGAAAGAACAACAGTTATAAGAGAAGATTGTCCAGCAGAAACTACATTTAAGTAATGACACTCACTTTTTAAACTAAATATTACCTACAGTGTCCAAGTTGTTCACTTGTAAAGTGATTATGCAGTCAGATGTTGGTTCTGTTAAGggatatttaatgttttttattgggtttatcTTTATCTTGATTGATTACTTCATTCTGTTTCCAATTCTGCTCGCGTCGTAGAACTGTGTGTTGTGCATTTTTGTCCGTTTGCCCGTGTTTTCTAGCAAGAGAGAGCACTGAGTGAAGATGGACACTGATAGGGCGAGTTATTTACTGTTGGGGTCACTCCTAGCACAATGGTTCCCAAAATATGGTACTAgtgccacaattaaatgttcAACCTCTACATAATACAATAGCTTCTAGCCTgagctttttgttttaaatcagtATAGTACATTTGTGTACTTCAGctgtattaattatttttaactaCAATACATTTCCACCTGATCTTTTAGAACagtctttttttctaaatggatTTAGGTACAATTTCTAATAAAGTTTTTGTGCATTACTGTGCTTGTTGAAAATTAGTAACTTCATTGTTAATCTATTGAGAACATTTTCCAATGCCCATCCCTTATCCTTTCATCATCCGTGGCAATGATTGTGTTGCTGCTTTTTAAAAGCCTGAGTACCgcctaaattattttttaagctAGTGTTATATAATGAAGAAGAGCTCTATCTGTACCTTTTCTAACCCTTTCTGTTAATGGAGGACAAGAATATTTCTTGCATGACTACTCAGAAGTAATAAGCCTTCTTCTCGTCCCTTCTCTAATTTATCTTGTGTTCAAAGTTAGTTGCTTTAAAATTGTCTCATTCTTCTTTCTtctgtttattttaaaggattCTGAACCCTTCATAGTTAGCAGCAACACATTTTGTGAAGTTGCAGGTGAGAACTTAAAACTGACTGAAGTTAAAACATACATTGCTATATTatacttgaaaaaatgtttagaaGTTGTCAATTTACTTTTCTTAGATTCACCACCATACTCTGCTTGTGGGAATGAAACCGAAGCCCCAGAGTTTGACCAGCAATGTTTAAAGAGGGACATCAAAGAAAAACACGAGACTGAAGTGGCCAGAGTCCTGGAAGAGGATCACAATGTATATGAGGCACAGAATCAGTTAATAGAGCCAGTAAATTATCTATATTCAGTTGTTAGAATAAGTAATAACATGGAGGTAGCACCCAGTGGTGATCAAATATTAACTAAATTGGGGTCCCAAACATGTTCTAGTCTGATGAAAGAGCCCTTGGGGGCATCAAAGGTTAAAATTCAGCAACCATCAAATGAGGAAATGCCAGTACATGAACAAGCATATGTCACTATGGAGCTAAACACTGGTGTTCACCTTCCAGTGGAGCAGAAAGTTGAGTCAACACGACTGGATAAACTATTAGGAGAGCAAATGAAATGTGGCTTGACAGAAGATAAcagaaatgacagaaaacaGCCCTCAGAAAAATTGAAATGCCTGCAAAAGACCCCAATGACCCCACCTTTGGTATCTTCAACTGGTGCTGTTGGTCCATCACATTTTGAAGTGAGGAAGTCACCTTCCAATTGCAAAGAGGTCACGTCTTCATGTTGGATTGTAGATGTCTCTCCAGATAAGCCACAAAAagctgttgttattgttttgccaTCATTGGAAAAGAGAGCAAGCACAGCATCAGAAGACATAGAGGAGCATAACAATGGACCTCATATTGTTTCAGTATTATCTTTGTCAGAACTAGGTTTGCCTTCTGTTTCTGAACATACCTGCCTAGACATGAAAGAAGCTTTGCTTCATGCCCATCCTGACATTCCATCTGCATCAAAGTTGTTAAACAACCGGATGGCTTTATCACTACAATCAAGCTCACATCAGCTCAGGGAAAGCAGCACCTCTGTTGCGCTTCAAGATGCAGTGCTACTCGTTGAAGCAATGGATCAGTCCACAAAGAATGATACCTCCCTTCAAGAAAAGGCAACAGCCCAAGACCAGTGTACTTTCTCTGTTGCCTTACCGTCTGTGGTCCAATCTTCATTACCTCCCCAAGCATCGGCATTGCAGTCTCCACTAAGTGACGATGCAGAAGAGGTGTTACCAAAcaagaaactttttttcaccttttcaaCAGAATCCAGAAATTCTCAGACACACATTAGAGTTCCAACAGTGCCCCATCAACATGGTGTTCAGACTTCTAATATGATTACATCTACATCATTGCTCACTGCTCCAGCAAGCAAATCACATGAGCCATTAGAGACACTGATGGTCTCAGACCCTGTCCCAAATAAAATCTTTTCGTCTAAATCACCATCCACTCATCCACCATGCACGATTACCCCACTGTCTCCAAACCAGATTTCAGCTGTTGTGTCAACAGTTGCTGGCACCCATGGTAAGTCCACCTCTTCGTCTTCAGAAATTTCTCATGGAAAAAATGAAGTTACATTCACAACAGCTGCTCCCCTTGTCATGTCCGACCCAACAATACAAAGGACAGGTCCAataccacaaaaacaaataaaaattataattcCCAGAGGTACAGCCGTTGTGGCAGGGCAACCACAACTGTCTGAGACACTAGTTGCGGCGACTGATCAGAATTCAGTTGGACCACATCTCACTGTGCCATCATCACACAGGTTTGCTCAAAtgataaaagatgaaaaggaaataccactGCCAGCTGTATCAAAACCAATTATTTTGTCCGCATTGTCATCCCCAAAACTTGAATGTTCAttgcagccaatcagcatttatgaaaatattcaaataactCCTGGGCATCAAATATCAGCATCATCAAGTAAGAGTGTAGAAATGGACTGTTTTCCACGAGCCCCATCAGTCAAACTAATAGAGGTGCCACATCTGGCATTGTCCAGAAAATCAGTTTTGGTTTCAGAACTGCTTTCTCACAGAAGGGAATCTGAAGTTGTCCCAGTACACAGAACCTCATCCTTGGTCAATGACCATGCATCAAAAGCAACGTCCTGTCCAGTGGAGCTGTCTTTGATATCAACCAGCATGTTTCCCAGTTTCAAAGAAACTTCCGTTGCTGAAACTGTAAATTTCTCTTCGATATCAAAGAAGTCATCATCATACTCAGGATTTATAGAAGAGCGAGCCACTTGTTTGTCACCCTTTACACATTCCAATGTGTCCAAACCAGTCTTGGCGAATTCAGCAGTTGATTTTCCGACGGCTGCGTATTCAGCTGAATCTCATCGAGCACATGAAACTCCTTTACCTCTGGATGAGAATATtatcaacaatgcagagcagaATTGTGGTTCACAAAATGATTATCCTAACCCTTTACAGCTACCCTCCATCACCAAGGACATATCTGAACCTCATTTACAATTGACAAAAACTCAGTTCCTTGCACAGCTGGCAGTGTCACCTGTTGTCCAAGATACCCAAAAGGTAATGTAGAAGTTGCCACCCTAATACAAATTTTATCTTTAAAATCAACCCATTATTGTTAACACtgtaattgattgattgattaatttattcattatgataaaataaacatgcgtaaaatgtcatttttcttgtATCGTAGGTTTTAACAATTGAGTCTACAGAT from Syngnathoides biaculeatus isolate LvHL_M chromosome 9, ASM1980259v1, whole genome shotgun sequence includes:
- the LOC133505735 gene encoding uncharacterized protein LOC133505735, yielding MSTGDFQTKYTSFMESVMRNTIAETTKLFETMVEELKAELTKVKIENEALKRTCRQMEDVKTRATRVSRQSGGPKMFDTAVQCDILPGYPLLEVHPVGQSTDEQHEHSNQEDFGYTLLKDHDYDVAKYKNSKLTLSLSDHEDSEPFIVSSNTFCEVADSPPYSACGNETEAPEFDQQCLKRDIKEKHETEVARVLEEDHNVYEAQNQLIEPVNYLYSVVRISNNMEVAPSGDQILTKLGSQTCSSLMKEPLGASKVKIQQPSNEEMPVHEQAYVTMELNTGVHLPVEQKVESTRLDKLLGEQMKCGLTEDNRNDRKQPSEKLKCLQKTPMTPPLVSSTGAVGPSHFEVRKSPSNCKEVTSSCWIVDVSPDKPQKAVVIVLPSLEKRASTASEDIEEHNNGPHIVSVLSLSELGLPSVSEHTCLDMKEALLHAHPDIPSASKLLNNRMALSLQSSSHQLRESSTSVALQDAVLLVEAMDQSTKNDTSLQEKATAQDQCTFSVALPSVVQSSLPPQASALQSPLSDDAEEVLPNKKLFFTFSTESRNSQTHIRVPTVPHQHGVQTSNMITSTSLLTAPASKSHEPLETLMVSDPVPNKIFSSKSPSTHPPCTITPLSPNQISAVVSTVAGTHGKSTSSSSEISHGKNEVTFTTAAPLVMSDPTIQRTGPIPQKQIKIIIPRGTAVVAGQPQLSETLVAATDQNSVGPHLTVPSSHRFAQMIKDEKEIPLPAVSKPIILSALSSPKLECSLQPISIYENIQITPGHQISASSSKSVEMDCFPRAPSVKLIEVPHLALSRKSVLVSELLSHRRESEVVPVHRTSSLVNDHASKATSCPVELSLISTSMFPSFKETSVAETVNFSSISKKSSSYSGFIEERATCLSPFTHSNVSKPVLANSAVDFPTAAYSAESHRAHETPLPLDENIINNAEQNCGSQNDYPNPLQLPSITKDISEPHLQLTKTQFLAQLAVSPVVQDTQKVLTIESTDVQSVCKATSTIGGRKSPKNSIVACLRCQFKMDSQTKRIKTTPEPLTDQHHPTERQRLQNNSTPEQESTNDLIHVCTNSANSVSPTGMLSDTDFFQESPGTHESTNIWSTESRTAFEPVSVTPQNLAVSKSSPSPKNTTDGTLIIPSMGQDEINVSHINPNEHALNSDTIKMGDTIEHILINSKSPLIAQDSASKTCEFTIHPQSNSTTDTTDMKNKKLSPPSSFPFNPCPTDAVSEKSGESCQSPTSSLSIDKSLTQTISAVISRKLSTNKNGNSQNKLKAMTVCLRSSRTRVTTTPLKTKFPPGGPKGCLSAKENASNKKTRLHCHRDQSSHTKKSPSPSPPPKTRLSRDSPCPKKFQLPPVSQNECSMIKNVSSPIMPYCESLRSCSFAEEEPTTKNMKRKSNSLFGKTVAASAAWPKLAKNTASSSDAVESAAKKSRLNQTCTVSENNVKVQNAKQLSKAAKATNVTNIRLTKLKNKKQVIQHNTGDEIGNKYTPQLVLTTPKTRASEATSFRETRLSVSPVQRQTRSRNRSVVSPPNLSVKSPPIVSPLQPLAVIGERLLKNQCGECGRILSSNAALESHVSLHTGHRPFSCTLCGKSFPDSKGLKRHGRVHRNGRIHICHQCGKGFVYGFGLTKHLQMVHGKVKPFACQICNKAFFTKRDVEAHTRIHTGEKPFLCHLCEKKFTRKVELNVHLRWHNGEKRHWCPFCGKGFLDYNNMKRHKYIHTGEKPHSCPHCPKHFTQSGHLKKHVKNVHKVK